The genomic DNA CGCCAGCAGCACCGCCGCCGCCACCCCGCGCGTCGAGCCCAGTCCCAACGCCGTGAAGATGTAGCCCGCCTGGGCGATGGAGGAGTACGCCAGCACCTCGGCGGGCACCTGCCGCGCCAGCGCCAGGAAGGCCCCGTACACGAGGCTCGCGCCCCCGAGCACCGCCAGCACCCAGTCCGAGTACGCGAGCTCGTTGCTCAACAGCCCCGGGCCGAAGCGCACCAGCCCGTAGCCGCCGATGTTGGCCAGCGCTCCGGCGAGGATGGCCGCGATGGGCGTGCTCACGCCCCGGTACACCGCGGGCGCCCAGAAGTGGAAGGGGAACAGGCCCAGCTTCACCCCGAAGGCGCTCAGCAGCAGCGCCCCCGCCACGTCCAGCCGCCGCGTGTGGGGATTGGCCACCCACTCGGAGATGCTCGCCATGTCCAGCGTCCCCGTGGCCTGGTAGAGCATCACCACCGCCGTGAGGAAGAGCACCGAGCCCATCAGGTTCACCACCACGAAGGTGAAGCCCGCCCGGAACGGCGCCACGCCCCGGCCATAGCCCGCCAGCGCGAAGGCCGAGCCCATGGACAGCTCGAAGAAGACGTAGAAGTTGAAGACGTCCGCCGTCAGGAAGGCGCCCGTGAGCCCCGCGGACAGGAAGAGCACCAGCGCCGGGAAGCTGCGCGTGCCAATGCCCTCCAGCAGCTCGCACAGGAGCGCCCCCAGGAGCACCGTGTTGGTCACCGCGCAGAAGAGCACCGACAACAGGTCCGCGCGCAGGCGGATGCCCACCCCTTCCGGCCAGCCTCCCGCCACGAGCCGCGGCGTGGCGCCGGACATGGCCGCGGGCAACAGCGCCAGGCTCGCCGCGAGCACCCCCGCGAGCCCCACCACCGCGAACCACGCCACGGCCTTGCGCCGCCCGTCCAGGAAGGCGAGCACCGCCGCCAGCCCCCAGGCCCCCATGAGCGGTAACACCAACGGCATCAGGCGTCCTCCGGCGGCTCGGGCTCCTGGCTGAGCGTGCGCTCCTCCTCCAGCTCCGCGTGCACCATGTCCCGCAGGTCGATGGAGCCGTGCTGCTCGTGCATGCGGTAGACGAGCGCCAGCAGCAGCGCCGAGGTGGCGAAGCCGATGACGATGGCCGTGAGCCCCAGCGCCTGGGCGAGGGGGTCCGTCATCGGCCGGCCGTCCGCGTCCGGCAGCAGCGGCTCGCCCCGGTGGGCGAAGCCCGTGGAGAGCGTGAAGAGGATGGCGGCGTTGGTGACGAGCAGGCCCCCGGCCGCCATGCGCACCAGGTCCCTCCTCAGCGTGAGCATCACCCCCACGCCGAAGAGAATCCCCACCGTCAGGGCCACGGCGGCGTTCAGACGCGCCTCCCGGGTGGGCGCATGAGGAAGCGAGGACGCATAGCCCCCTCCTCATACAAGGGCCACCGCCCCAAGGGGCCCACGCCTCGCCGGGGCCCGCCGGCCACGTCCGTTACGGAACGTTTCCGCGCGCCTTCACGCCTCGAACATCTCCCGCACCCGCGAGGCGAGCGCGTCCGGGTTGAAGGGCTTGGTGATCATCTGCATGCCCGAGTCCAGGCCATTGCCGAAGACGGCGTTCTCCGCGTACCCCGTCATGAAGAGCACCTTGAGTCCCGGACGCGACTCGCGCGCGGCGTCCGCCAGCTGGCGCCCGTTGAGCCCCGGCAACCCGATGTCCGTGACGAGCAAGTCGATCCGCTGCTTCTTGGACTGCACCACCTTGAGGCCCGCGGGGCCATCCTCGGCCTCGATGGTGCGGTAGCCCAGCTCCCCGAGGATCTCCACCACCAGTTCGCGCAGGAGCGCCTCGTCCTCCACCACCAGCACCGTCTCGCCCTCGGCCCGGGGCGTCTCCGCCGCGCCCACCGCCGTCCCCACCTCGCCCACGGCCCCCTCGAAGCGCGGCAGGAACAACGCCACGCTCGTGCCCTCGCCCACCCGGCTGTCGATGCGCACGTGCCCTTCCGACTGCTTCACGAAGCCGTAGATCATCGACAGGCCCAGGCCCGTGCCCTGGCCCAGCGGCTTGGTGGTGAAGAAGGGCTCGAAGGCCCGGGCGATGACATCCGGCGTCATGCCGCTGCCCGTGTCGGACACGCGGATGCATACGTAGTCACCCGGGAGTTCGTCCCGCTGCGCCGCCACGTCGTCCGGCCCCAGGTGCATATTCACCGTCTCCAGCCGCAACCGCCCCCCCGAGGGCATCGCGTCCCGCGCGTTGATGACCAGGTTGAGCAGCGCGTTCTCCAGCTGGTTGGGATCGCACAGCGTGGGCCACAGCGACTCCCCCGCGGGCACCTCCAGTTGGATGGAGGGGCCGAGCGTGCGGCGGATGAGTTCCTCCAGGCTCATGATGAGCTTGTGGGCATCCACCGGCCGGGGCTCGAGGGGCTGGCGCCGCGAGAAGGCGAGCAGCCGGTGGGTGAGCGCCGCCGCGCGGTTGACCGAGGAGGTGGCCGCGCGGATATAGCGCCCCGCCTGATCCACCTGTCCCAGCTCCAGCCGCTTCTCCAGCAGCGACAGCGAGCCCATGATGCCGGAGAGCAGGTTGTTGAAGTCGTGCGCGATGCCGCCGGTGAGCTGCCCCACCGCCTCCATCTTCTGCGCCTGGCGCAGCGCCGCCTCGGCGCGCTCGCGCTCGCCCATCTCCGCCTGGAGCCGTTCATTGGCCGCCGCGAGCTCATGCGTGCGCTCGGCCACACGCGACTCCAGCGTCTCGTTCAGCTCGCGCAGGGCGTCCACGGCGCTGCGCCGGTCGTGCACGTCCTGCGTGATTCCATGCCAGCCGAGGATGCGGCCCTGGGCATCCCGCCGGGGCAGGGCCCGCGAATGCATCCAGCGGTAGCGGCCGTCCGCGACGCGCATGCGGTACTCCGCGTCGTAGGTATTCCCCGAGGTCACCGCCCGCGCCCAGGCCGCGCTCGTCGCCGCGCGATCCTCCGGGTGGGCCAGCCGCAGCCAGTCGTCCCCGAGGGCGTCCTCGCTCGGGTGCCCCGTCACCTCCAACCAGCGAGCGGGCACGCGGTCGACCCGGCCCTCGGCGTCCGCCGTCCAGGAAATCTGGGGCGTGAGGTCCACCTCCACGAGGTGGTAGGCCTCCTGCTCGCGAAGGGCCTCCTCGGACCGCCGGCGCCCGGTGATGTCGAACATCACGCCCGGAAAACGCGTGGAGCGCCCTCGCTCGTCCCGGGCACACCGGCCGTGGGCGAACACCCAGCGCACCGAGCCATCCCGTCCGAGCAGCCGGTACTCCTCGGCGAACACCCCCGCCGAGTCCACCGTGCGCGAGACCGCCTCCCACACGCGCTCGCGATCCTCGGGATGGATGCCGGCCACGTAGGACGACAGGGGAACGCCCGAGGCCACCTGGGCGGCGTCCAACCCGAAGAACTCGGCGACGCGCTCGTTCGCGAGCAGCCGATCATTCAGGATGTCCCAGTCCCAGGTGCCCACGAACTCCGACACCCCGAGGATGAGCTGGTAGCGCTCCTCGCTCGCGCGCAGCGCGGCTTCCGCCTCGCGCAGGGCCTCTCGGAGGCGGGCGTTGTCCGCCTCGAGCACGGTGAGACGTTCGGACTGCGCGATCAGATCCAGGGGAGTGGCCACGGATTTCCACACAACACCCCCGACCTGGGAGCCGTCAAGCAAGGGTCCGGAGGCCGCGCGAGGCTGTTGGCTGGTACTCACACGATGGCGGCGCGGGGCTCGGGGCCCGAGTCCAGCACCTCGCGCAGGCGTGAGAGGCCCCGCACCAACCGCGCGCGCGTGCGCGGCGCGCCGATGCACACCCGCACCGCCGCCGGCCCCGGTCCCGGCCCCGTGCAGAACAGGTCCGCCGACGACACCGACACCCCGTGCCGCCTCGCCTGGGCCACGAACTCCTCGCTCCTCCACCCCTCGGGCAGCGCGAGCCACAAGTGGTAGAGCGCCTCCGCGTTGTCTCCCCAGCACCCCCCCTCGCCCCCCAGCACCCGGCACGCCAGCGCCCGCCGCGCGGCCGTCTCGCTCCGCAGGCGCACCACCAGCGCGTCGGCCGTCCCATCCTCCACCCAGCGCGAGAGCACCTCCGCCATCAGCGGCGTCGTCATCAAGGACGCGAGCCCCACCTCCTCCGCCAACCGCTCGCCCCGCGCCCGCGCCGGCGCCACCAGGTAGCCGATGCGCAACCCCGGTGTGAGCAGCTTGGACACCCCGGCGATGAAGTAGCTCGCCTCGGGCAGGAAGGTGGACAGGGGCGGCGGCCTCATCGCGGGCAGCAGGCCGTAGGAGTCGTCCTCCAGCACCAGCACCCCGTGCCGCCGCGCCACCTCGGCCAGCGCGCGCCGGCGCTCCTCGCCCTGCACCACTCCCGTGGGGTTGTGGTACGTGGGCTGGGTGTAGAGCAGGCGCACCGGACCCGCGCGGCACGCGGCCTCCAGCGCCTCGGGCACAATCCCCCCGGCGTCCAGCGCCAACCCCTGCACCCTCAACTGGAAACGGCGCGCCAGCACCTTGATGCCCGGGTAGGTGAGCGCCTCGGTGACGAGCGTGTCCCCCGGCTTCGTGAGCGCCGCCAGCGCGACTTCCATCGCGTGCTGCCCACCCGCGCACACCACCACCTGCTCGGGCCTCGCCACCAGGCCGAAGCGCGCCGCCCACGCCGCGCCCGCCTCGCGGTGCGCCAGGGCGCCCGCCGCCGGTTGGTAGGCGAGCAGCTCCGCCAGGCGGGGCGAGCGGCCCATCTCCTCCAGGGACTTGCGCAGCGCGTGGCTCGCGGGGTCTCCCTCGGGCGTCGCGGGCGCGTTGACGCCCAGCTCCACGAGCGAGGCCTCGTCCCCCGCGTCCACCGGAGAGGGCATGTGCGCGGGCACCCCGGCATCCCTCACGTACGTGCCCCGGCCCACCTCGCCCCGCACCAGGCCGCGCTTCTCCGCCTCGGCGTACGCGCGCGTCACCGTGCCCACCGTGACGCCCAATCGCTCGGCCAGCTCCCGGTGCGTCGGCAGACGCGTGCCCGGCGCGAGCCTGCCCGCCGCCCTGTCTTCCGCGAGCGCATCCGCGATGACGCGGTACAGCGGACCCGTGCGTTCGCGCAGATCCGGACTCCAACTTGTCATGGTGACAATCGGTACACTTGACGAAGGTTGGGACGCCACGTAACTCATTGTCCCGATTTCCACCGGCATTGTCACGAAACACGTCCGTGGGAATCACGCCCCCCTGGGGCCCACCCCCACCCACGAGGAGCCGACGCCATGCTACCGCCCATCGAGGTCCATCGTGCCTCCCCCCTGAAGGCCAAGCCCGCTCCCTCGGAGGCTCTCGGCTTCGGCAAGTACTTCACCGACCACATGTTCCGCATGGACTACTCGACGGAACGGGGCTGGCACCAGGCGCGCATCCTGCCCCACGGGCCCCTCGGCCTGGACCCCGGGGCGGCGGTGCTACACTACGCCCAGTCCGTGTTCGACGGCTCCAAGGTGTTCCGTGGCCAGGACGGCAAGCTGCGGGCCTTCCGCCTCGCGGACCACTGCGCCCGGCTGTCCTCCAGTGCCGAGCGGCTGAGCATGGCGCCCCTGCCCCCCGAGCTGGCGCGCGAGGCCATCCAGGCCCTGGTGAAGCTGGATGCGGCCTGGGTCCCGAGCGCTCCGGGCACGTCCCTGTACGTGCGCCCGGTGGTGATCGCCTCCGAGGCCTTCCTGGGCGTGCGCCCGGCGGACAAGTACATCTTCTTCGTCATCATGAGCCCGGTAGGCGGCTACTTCTCCAATGGCGCCGAGCCGGTGCGCATCTGGGTGGAGCAGCAGCTCACGCGCGCGGCGCCCGGGGGAATCGGCGGCGCGAAGGCGGCGGCCAACTACGCGGCGAGCCTCCAGGCGTCCGTGGCGGCCAAGAAGCGCGGCTACGCGCAGGTGCTGTGGCTGGACGCGCTCGAGCACCGCTACATCGAGGAGGTGGGCACCATGAACCTCTTCGTGCGCATCGGTGACGAGGTCGTCACCCCACCCCTGGACGGCACCTTCCTGCCGGGCATCACCCGCGAGAGCGTGCTGACGCTCCTGCGCGACTGGGGCGTGAGGACGAGCGAGCGCAAGCTGTCCATCGACGAGCTGCGCGAGGCGCACCAGAAGGGCGAGCTGCGCGAGGTGTTCGGCACGGGCACCGCGGCGGTCATCTCCCCGGTGGGAGGGCTCGGCTTCCAGGACGGCGAGCTGAAAATCGGCGAGGGCCGGCTGGGCGAGCTGTCCAAGCGCCTGTACGACGCCGTCACCGGCATCCAGTACGGCACCCTGCCGGACCGCCACGGGTGGATGACGCTCATCGAGTAGCCCGAGCGCATGCTATCCCCGGTGGCATGAATCCGGATGTGCTGCTGGAGAGGCGAGGGCCCCTGGCTCTGGTGACGCTCAACCGTCCCCGGGCCCTCAACGCGCTGGACCTGGGGATGATCCGCGCGCTCACCCCGGCGCTCGAGGCCTGGGCGGCCCACCCCGAGGTGAAGGCCGTGGTGGTGCGCGGCGCGGGCGGCCGGGCCTTCTGCGCGGGCGGGGACGTGCGGGCCGTGGCCGCCGCCGTGGGCCAGCCCCTCGCCCAGGGAGAGGAGCCCTTCGCGCGCGCCTTCTTCCGCGAGGAGTACGGGCTCAACCGGCTCATCCACCACTACCCCAAGCCCTACGTGGCGCTCGTGGATGGCATCTGCATGGGCGGAGGGCTGGGGCTGTCCATGCACGGCTCGCACCGCGTCGTCACCGAGCGGCTGGTGCTCGCCATGCCCGAGACGGGCATCGGCCTGTTCCCCGACGTGGGCGGCGGCTGGTTCCTCCCGCGCTTCCCCGGCGAGGCGGGCACGTACCTGGGGCTCACCGGAGCGCGCGCGAATGCCGCGGACGCGCGGTGGCTCGGGTATGCCACGGCGCACGTACCGCACGAGCGGTTGGACGCGGTGGTGGACGCGCTCGGCGTGGCGGACTGGAGCACGGGGCCGGCGCATGACGTGGCCACGCGGGTGATTTCCGGCTTCGCCACGGAGCCGGGGGAGTCGGCGCTGAGCACCCACGCGGCGGAGATCGACCGGTGCTTCGCGGGAGGGAGCATCGAGGACATCCTGGCGGCGCTCGCGACCGAGGGCACGCCCTGGGCCGAGGAGACGCGCGCCACGCTCGGGCGCATGAGCCCCACGAGCCTCAAGGTGACGCTGCGCCAGTTGAGGATCGGCCGGAGCCTCCCCTACGACGAGCTGGTGGAGGTGGAGTACCGGCTGAGCCAGCACTGCACCGCGCGGCCGGACTTCCGCGAGGGCATCCGCGCGGTGCTGGTGGACAAGGATCAGAAGCCCCGGTGGAGCCCGCCCACGCTCGCCGAGGTGCGCGACGCCGACGTGGAGGCCTGCTTCGCGCCCGTCCCGTGAGGCGAGTCACGCCCCTGGCGCGCGCAGCGCCGCGTCCAGCCGCTCCACCCACTCGCCCACCTGCTCGGGGGCCACGGCCCCTCCCCGGTAGCGCGCCTCGCGGTAATGCGCGAGGAACCCCTCCGCGAGCCCCGCCACCGCCTCGCCCCTCGCCGCCCGCAGCCGCGCGAGCAGCTCGTCGTCCGTCTCCGCCAGGTGCGGCACCAGGCCCGCCCGCCGCTTGAGCGTCTTCAAATAGCGCGCGTACACCGCCGCGAGCTTCGTATCCCGCGTCCCCAGCCCCTTGCGCCGTACCACCGGTCCGCGCTCCACCCGCCTCGAGCGCCACCGCCACAGCACCCCCGCGATCACCAGCACCCAGAACCCCGGCGAGCCCACCAGCGCCTTCGCCCGCGCCAGCGGTTGGTGGTACAGACCCGCGCCCAGCTCCCGCAGGTACATGCCCATCGCCTCGAACACCTGGCCCACGAGCCCCGGCTTGTCTCCCGCGAGCCCCAGCTCCTCGTCCCGACTGCGCCACGGCGTCGGATCGAACGCCACGTAGCGCCCCTCGTCCGCGAGGTACACCTCCACCCAGGCGTGCGCGTCCCGCTCGCGCACCATCGTGGCCTTCAGGAGGGGATTCATGTCCCCCATCGCGAAGCCACCCACCACCCGCGCGGGCACCTCCATTGAGCGAAGCAGCGCCGCCATCGCGCTCGCGAAATAGGTGCAGTACGCCGCGCGCTTCTCGCGCACCAACACCGCCAGCGCGCTGCCCTCGCCCGACAGGTCCACGTTCAGCGAGTACTCGTAGCCCTCGCGGAAATACGCCTCCAACGCCCGCGCCTTCTCCCTGGGCGTGGCCGCCTTCTCCGTCAGTCCGAGCGCCAGGGGGCGCAGCTCCTCGCGCAGGGCCTCGGGCAGCGCGGTGAGCAGCGACCCCGGCGGCTCCTCGGAGGGCAAACGCTCGGCCCCCTCCACGTGCAGCGCGAGCGGCGTGCCCGCCAGCTCCAACCCCGTCCACACCCAGCCGCCCCACACCTGCAACGGCAGGCCCTCCACGGCGCGCGTGCCCGCGGGCGTCGGCAACCACCGGCCCACCGGGGACAACAGCGTCACCGTCAGCCACCGGGCGTCCCCTGGAGCCCCCTCGGACGGAGGCGCGAGCCGCGTGTCCGCCAGCGCGTCCGACGTCGTCCACCGCGTCCCGTCGAACACATCGAACACCCGCGT from Melittangium boletus DSM 14713 includes the following:
- a CDS encoding complex I subunit 5 family protein, yielding MPLVLPLMGAWGLAAVLAFLDGRRKAVAWFAVVGLAGVLAASLALLPAAMSGATPRLVAGGWPEGVGIRLRADLLSVLFCAVTNTVLLGALLCELLEGIGTRSFPALVLFLSAGLTGAFLTADVFNFYVFFELSMGSAFALAGYGRGVAPFRAGFTFVVVNLMGSVLFLTAVVMLYQATGTLDMASISEWVANPHTRRLDVAGALLLSAFGVKLGLFPFHFWAPAVYRGVSTPIAAILAGALANIGGYGLVRFGPGLLSNELAYSDWVLAVLGGASLVYGAFLALARQVPAEVLAYSSIAQAGYIFTALGLGSTRGVAAAVLLALSGSLDKAVLFLATGLKGMRARTAFAAAAFSSAGLPLSVGFLAKTELLSAALREERWWLAGFVVLSSVLFLVALFRTFQRLYWVDSQAHEAPGAAAGGVVLGLALVGVGVGVWPEPLLSLGMRVAEALAQGVEP
- a CDS encoding sodium:proton antiporter; amino-acid sequence: MALTVGILFGVGVMLTLRRDLVRMAAGGLLVTNAAILFTLSTGFAHRGEPLLPDADGRPMTDPLAQALGLTAIVIGFATSALLLALVYRMHEQHGSIDLRDMVHAELEEERTLSQEPEPPEDA
- a CDS encoding hybrid sensor histidine kinase/response regulator gives rise to the protein MATPLDLIAQSERLTVLEADNARLREALREAEAALRASEERYQLILGVSEFVGTWDWDILNDRLLANERVAEFFGLDAAQVASGVPLSSYVAGIHPEDRERVWEAVSRTVDSAGVFAEEYRLLGRDGSVRWVFAHGRCARDERGRSTRFPGVMFDITGRRRSEEALREQEAYHLVEVDLTPQISWTADAEGRVDRVPARWLEVTGHPSEDALGDDWLRLAHPEDRAATSAAWARAVTSGNTYDAEYRMRVADGRYRWMHSRALPRRDAQGRILGWHGITQDVHDRRSAVDALRELNETLESRVAERTHELAAANERLQAEMGERERAEAALRQAQKMEAVGQLTGGIAHDFNNLLSGIMGSLSLLEKRLELGQVDQAGRYIRAATSSVNRAAALTHRLLAFSRRQPLEPRPVDAHKLIMSLEELIRRTLGPSIQLEVPAGESLWPTLCDPNQLENALLNLVINARDAMPSGGRLRLETVNMHLGPDDVAAQRDELPGDYVCIRVSDTGSGMTPDVIARAFEPFFTTKPLGQGTGLGLSMIYGFVKQSEGHVRIDSRVGEGTSVALFLPRFEGAVGEVGTAVGAAETPRAEGETVLVVEDEALLRELVVEILGELGYRTIEAEDGPAGLKVVQSKKQRIDLLVTDIGLPGLNGRQLADAARESRPGLKVLFMTGYAENAVFGNGLDSGMQMITKPFNPDALASRVREMFEA
- a CDS encoding PLP-dependent aminotransferase family protein, which encodes MTSWSPDLRERTGPLYRVIADALAEDRAAGRLAPGTRLPTHRELAERLGVTVGTVTRAYAEAEKRGLVRGEVGRGTYVRDAGVPAHMPSPVDAGDEASLVELGVNAPATPEGDPASHALRKSLEEMGRSPRLAELLAYQPAAGALAHREAGAAWAARFGLVARPEQVVVCAGGQHAMEVALAALTKPGDTLVTEALTYPGIKVLARRFQLRVQGLALDAGGIVPEALEAACRAGPVRLLYTQPTYHNPTGVVQGEERRRALAEVARRHGVLVLEDDSYGLLPAMRPPPLSTFLPEASYFIAGVSKLLTPGLRIGYLVAPARARGERLAEEVGLASLMTTPLMAEVLSRWVEDGTADALVVRLRSETAARRALACRVLGGEGGCWGDNAEALYHLWLALPEGWRSEEFVAQARRHGVSVSSADLFCTGPGPGPAAVRVCIGAPRTRARLVRGLSRLREVLDSGPEPRAAIV
- a CDS encoding branched-chain amino acid aminotransferase, translating into MLPPIEVHRASPLKAKPAPSEALGFGKYFTDHMFRMDYSTERGWHQARILPHGPLGLDPGAAVLHYAQSVFDGSKVFRGQDGKLRAFRLADHCARLSSSAERLSMAPLPPELAREAIQALVKLDAAWVPSAPGTSLYVRPVVIASEAFLGVRPADKYIFFVIMSPVGGYFSNGAEPVRIWVEQQLTRAAPGGIGGAKAAANYAASLQASVAAKKRGYAQVLWLDALEHRYIEEVGTMNLFVRIGDEVVTPPLDGTFLPGITRESVLTLLRDWGVRTSERKLSIDELREAHQKGELREVFGTGTAAVISPVGGLGFQDGELKIGEGRLGELSKRLYDAVTGIQYGTLPDRHGWMTLIE
- a CDS encoding enoyl-CoA hydratase/isomerase family protein, producing the protein MNPDVLLERRGPLALVTLNRPRALNALDLGMIRALTPALEAWAAHPEVKAVVVRGAGGRAFCAGGDVRAVAAAVGQPLAQGEEPFARAFFREEYGLNRLIHHYPKPYVALVDGICMGGGLGLSMHGSHRVVTERLVLAMPETGIGLFPDVGGGWFLPRFPGEAGTYLGLTGARANAADARWLGYATAHVPHERLDAVVDALGVADWSTGPAHDVATRVISGFATEPGESALSTHAAEIDRCFAGGSIEDILAALATEGTPWAEETRATLGRMSPTSLKVTLRQLRIGRSLPYDELVEVEYRLSQHCTARPDFREGIRAVLVDKDQKPRWSPPTLAEVRDADVEACFAPVP
- a CDS encoding DUF4129 domain-containing transglutaminase family protein; the encoded protein is MSPRVGRLFDLLPVAAALALHAVAHGRWLVVAPVLVGLLAAVLLDARVAYTPARLIASGVAGAGVGTAMLWVSLPPTGLFPPGFFGPLCGALAGLCVFCALGRERHYSWTYACLLVALSLRVHGLGEGIWVLLAVVLGVLAVAFRESGLMRSGAKGVVGFGVFLGLVAGGTGLMVATLWRAEGKLVDLLYRMTRGATPGMGVDFQSQVDLRTVERKPRGSEQPLLVLSGAAPSRLRTRVFDVFDGTRWTTSDALADTRLAPPSEGAPGDARWLTVTLLSPVGRWLPTPAGTRAVEGLPLQVWGGWVWTGLELAGTPLALHVEGAERLPSEEPPGSLLTALPEALREELRPLALGLTEKAATPREKARALEAYFREGYEYSLNVDLSGEGSALAVLVREKRAAYCTYFASAMAALLRSMEVPARVVGGFAMGDMNPLLKATMVRERDAHAWVEVYLADEGRYVAFDPTPWRSRDEELGLAGDKPGLVGQVFEAMGMYLRELGAGLYHQPLARAKALVGSPGFWVLVIAGVLWRWRSRRVERGPVVRRKGLGTRDTKLAAVYARYLKTLKRRAGLVPHLAETDDELLARLRAARGEAVAGLAEGFLAHYREARYRGGAVAPEQVGEWVERLDAALRAPGA